A stretch of DNA from Variovorax paradoxus:
CGGAGACGATTTCCTGGGGGGTCATGGACATGGTCAGAGCGCTTCCACCGTGTGGTTCATGTTCGTGTAAATGCAGATTTCTCCGGCGATCGCCAGCGATTTGCGCACGATCTGCTCGGCCGAAAGGTCGGTGTTGTCGATCAGCGCCTTGGCCGCCGATTGGGCGTACGCGCCGCCCGAACCGATGGCGATCACGCCGTCTTCAGGCTCCAACACGTCGCCATTGCCGGTGATGATGAGCGAGGTCGTGGCGTCGGCCACGGCCAGCATGGCCTCGAGCTTGCGCAGCACGCGGTCGGTGCGCCAATCTTTGGTGAGTTCGACCGCTGCGCGGGTCAGGTGGCCCTGGTGCTTTTCGAGCTTGGCCTCGAAACGCTCGAAGAGCGTGAAGGCATCGGCGGTGGCGCCGGCGAATCCCGCCAGGACCTTGCCGTGATAGAGCCGCCGCACCTTGCGCGCCGTGCCTTTGATGACGATGTTGCCGAGAGTGACCTGCCCGTCCCCGCCAATGGCGACCTGATCGCCTTGGGGGGTCTTGCGGCGCACGCTCACGATGGTGGTGCCGTGAAACTGTTCCATCGCAGCCATCTGGGGATGGGCCCCGCCAATGCAACCCCTGCGGTCGGACAAGCTGCTGGCGGAAAAAACCGCGGCGCAGAGGCCGCGGACACCCCTGTTACGGGGTCAGTTCTTGCGGACAGCGACCGTGGCGTGGTCGGTGATGCCGATCAGCCCGAACAGCGCCGCAATCAGCCGGTGCGCATCGACGAACTGCACCCGCTCGCCATTCGCGTCCCGCTCGCGGACCCAGCTCAGCAGCGTGCCGGCCGCCGCCAGGTCCATGCGCAGCAGGGCCGCGCACGAGATGACCGGCGCCGTCGTGTGGCGCAGGTCGTGGTCCAGGCGCTGCCAGCACGACAGCGAATCGCCGCGCAGGTCGCCCGCCAGCGCGGCAAAGCCGCTGTCGGTGGACGGGAAGCTCTCGGAATCGCCCCCGACCGACAGCAGCGACCACACCGAGCTCGGCCGGCTCGCCGGCGGCGCGGCCAGCGAGGTGCACTCGCCCTTCGGGTCCTGCCAGGACGGCGGCGACACCTCGTAGGTGATGCAGTAGTTGAGCGCCACCAGCTCGAAGTCGTCGGGCATGTGCAGCATGCGCAGCG
This window harbors:
- the hslV gene encoding ATP-dependent protease subunit HslV, which translates into the protein MEQFHGTTIVSVRRKTPQGDQVAIGGDGQVTLGNIVIKGTARKVRRLYHGKVLAGFAGATADAFTLFERFEAKLEKHQGHLTRAAVELTKDWRTDRVLRKLEAMLAVADATTSLIITGNGDVLEPEDGVIAIGSGGAYAQSAAKALIDNTDLSAEQIVRKSLAIAGEICIYTNMNHTVEAL